TGTTCTCATTTTGCTTGTGCAGCCCTCAGTGCCTCAGAAGGAGACGGCGGTACAATACGTTTGAAAACTTTGGATCGGTAAgttgaatacattctgaaggcaacAATTTACTATAAAATCCAAGTGTGACATCTCAAGTCTTGCAACAGAAATGTAAAGTTGAGTCGCTGAATGTCGCCACAGCCTGACCTTGCCCTTTTTTTGAAGGTTTCTCTCAGCCCACCTCCCAGTCGAGAGGACAAACCTCTCATCATGACCCCCACCCCTCATCAGATGTCAAAACGTAAAAAGCTGTCCGTGCCAGCCACCAGCATGAGAGGTGAAGCCAAACCGGGCACCTCGTGGGCAACCAGTGGTTTTGTTGCTGCTTCATCTCTCATGACAACAGACTCTTCTCTGGTTACCTGGCTGgaacctcctctccctttctctatgcCATGTTCTTATTCATCGTCACCACCCTCATCCTCCCTTGGTGCGCCCCCTGCCTCGCAGGAAGTGACAGCCGGGGAAGGATTTTGCAGAAACGCATCGTCTCAGGCTCCTGTGGCAGTATCCACAGTGGAACCTGGGTTCCCTAGTTACAACAGAGGCAAGAAGAGGACCTGTAAAAGAGCAGCCTCTACCAAGTCCACCTCCAAGGCCTCCACATTTGCCCAAGCCCCAACAAACCCCACCACAGACTCTGTGTCATTCCTGCCaggcacagagaaagagagtccTGTTGCTGGCTGGGAGGTTCCTTTCTCTACGGGTAAGAAGATGACACACATACTGAGGCGAAAATAAGTTTAGCTCTTTGATAGGACGCTACTTCGAAATGTTGCGGGCCCGCTATAGACTATGTAGACCTACCTCAAAATTTAACTGCAGATTAGATTCTACGTCACTTTTAAGTGACTCACTACACATTGACCAACCGGACTCAAACAGAATTCACAGACAACAGCAGAACCATAAGCTTACCCTTGGTGTGTCTCTGGACCCTCTGACTACTCTTCTCTCAACAGCCGAAGCAATGCCGCCCAAATATGATGAGGTGGTCATCAGTGACGATGATGATGTCATTGTAGAGGCTGTGGTTCGCGCAGTGCAGTTGAAAGAAGATGAGGCATTTGCGCGCAGTCTTCAGGTAGGGATAACTCAAAGGGTACCACTTATCTCTTTAAAACAAGCTTGCTTTAAGTCAACACTGGTTGACAACACACTGTTGGGTTCTCTACTTCAGGCTAATTCAATCATAATCAGTACATTCGGGATTGGAACTGAATTAATGACTTTCACATAAAACCATAAAAGCTTCAGTCTCCTGATTTGTCTGTGAGATGATGGATAATTTTTTTCTCTGTAGGAACAGTTTGACCGAGAGGAGCAACTGCAGCAGGAACAAAGGAGGCAGCAGGAAGCCATGCCGCCCAACAGACCCCACCACAACTACCCGGTGAGTATTATGTCCAAAAGCACGTACACACTCAATGTGACACTGAATGGGGATTCCACTGTTATTATTTTGAATTGCGCTGCTGTGTGAACTGGTCTGATTATTGTGCTGTCCCCCTCCAGTATGCTCCTCATTTAGGGATGAACTGGATGTCGCCCTGGCCCTCAGCAGTGAACTACGCAGCGTTTTCGCCTCTCGTTGCGGGATTAGAGGAAGGTATGTTACTGAACAACAACCACAGTAGTGTGAAATTTACTGGTATGCTTGATGTACTACTTGTtgctgtggtgtgtatgtgtgttaagtGTGTGTTGAATCATTCAGAGTTGATGGGAAGGCGCAGAGGAAGAGGCCGATCTCGCACTCCTCGTCGCAGAAACCCCCGTCATGCGGTCTCTTCCCTCTTTGATGACAGTCAGGGAGACAACTATGAGGTACAATCTGCCTGGGTCcatttgtgaaacaaacaaagcTTTTGTCCTCCCCATGTAGGCATCACACCTTCTGTTTTGCAGTCAAACTCTTACATAGGTTTTCCAGCATTGTTCTTGCATTGATTTATGTCTTGCATCCCTAGTAACCCCATTATTGTCTTAATAATGTGGGTTTTGGTTCATGTGTGTAAGCTCTGTTTTGATCTCTCAGGCTCTACTGGCCTTTGAGGAGGGCCAGGGTGCTGTTGTGGCCAAGAAAaccctgagtgagagagagatcgagaggctGCCTACGAAAACCTACGACTCAGCACATAGTGCAGGAAAGACACAGTAAGTCACAAACGAGTACCTTTTCCATAATGTAAGATGGGGCTGTCTGAGCACAGGATATTGTTCCAGCCAAAGCAGATTGATTAAACTCATCATAGTTTCCAATAAAGATGAAGCAGTGCAGTTCACCAGTTCTAATTGAAATACATCAATTTACTTGCTCAGAATATCAGCACACTTCAGATTATTGCAGCACTATATACTTCGGTACTTTTTCATTACTACATGAACAACGAGCGCAAAGTTCATGCCTTTTGCCTGCTCCACTTATTGCTAGAGCACTGGAAGTCTGGGCTGTaacatgttagctccccactcatgctgcacagaagttaaagattcacccattttgaatgttatattgcTTTTGTGCATCTGAGCTCTGTATCGATTCCCAGGGTCATTTCATGTTTCTGAGTTATTGCCCTTCAAGCAGTCAGTAAGTTGGCCGGTATGACTTAGCATTGCGATAAAGCCGCTCTCACTAaactggaagttaataggaatacaaattacattttattggtcacgtggCGCTAGAAACAAGCATTTCTCTGCACCTGCAATAGCACATGCaaaatgtgtgtgtacagtgcatttggaaagttttcagacccctttactttttccacattgttacattacagcccaattctaaaattgattaaataaatcctttctcatcattctacacacaataccccataatgacgaagaattttcttttatttttagaagtgtttgcaaatgtattaaaatgaacagataccttatttacgtaagtattcagaccctttgctatgagactcgaaattaagctcaggtgcgtcctgtttccattgatcatccttgagatgtttctacaacttgattggagtccacctgtgcgaaaaacaattgtttggacatgatttggagagatgcacacctgtctatataaggtcccacagttgacagggcatgtcggagcaaaaaccaaaccatgaggtcgaaggaattgtccgtagagctccgaggcaggattgtgtcgaggcacagatctggggaagggtaccaaaacatttctgcagcattgaaggtctcaaagaacacagtggcccccatcattcttaaatggaagaagtctggaaccaccaagactcttcccagagctgaCCGCCTggccaatcgggggagaagggccttggtcaaggaggtgaccaagaacccgatggtcactctgacagagctccagagttcctctgtggagatgggagaacctttcaaaaggacaaccatctctgcagcactccaccaatctggcctttattGTAGTGGCCatactgaagccactcctcagtaaaaggcacatgacagcctgcttggagcgTCAACCCGCTTGGagcgcctgaatgccaagcatcacatctggaggaaacctggcaccatcactacggtgaagcatggttgcagcatcgtgctgtggggatgcttttcagcagcagagactagtcaggattgagggaaagatgaacggagcaaagtacagagatccttgatgaaaacctgctccggagcgctcaggacctcagactgaggtgaaggttcaacttccaacaggacaacgaccccaagcacacagccaagacaacgcaggagtggtttcgggacaaatctcaatgtccttgagtggcccagccagagctggacttgaacctgactgaacatctctggagacctgaaaatagctgtgcagataTATTAGGATGATGTTggtgtggcattgactaaaatacagtatacataagatgagtaaagcagtgtgtaaacattattaaagtgactagtgttccatttttaaagtggccagtgattcaatgttttatgtatatagggcagcagcctgtaaggtgcagggttgagtaaccgggtggtagccggctagtggtggccatttaacagtctgatggccttgagatggaagcagcttctgtctctcagtcccagctttgatgcacctgcactgacctcaccttctgtattatagcggggtgaacaggatgtggctcgggtggttgatgtccttgatgatctttttggccttcctgtggccttgtgtgtagattgttgaggaaataaaacaatttcatacattttagaataaggctgtaacgtaacaaaatgtggaaaaagttaaggggtctgaatattttccgaaggcactatatattacatacagtatatttcacagcggtttagatggtacactgtctaCACTATGCTTGCTTTGTCATATAAACTGTAATTAGGTGAATGatttgaattttagcaaccaggaaatggcagaacgatatctgcatagtgcacctttaatcGTATCTCCATCACGTCTATAGATACTGTCCCCCTTCGTCTGTCACATCTCTTCCTCACCTAACTCAACTGACTGTGTGAGCTTGTGCTGTCATAAATGTCATTAATGGGTTTAAAGAGACAGTATCGAAGTCAAAATTCTGGTTTAGtgacaatactactactactactacttgtaTTCTCTTAGTGTTCTCCAGTGATAATGTTTTCCTCTGTGTACAGGTGTCAGATCTGTTTCTCAGACTATACAGAGGGGGAACTGCTGAGGATACTCCCATGCCTCCATAACTACCATATGCAATGCATCGACCGCTGGTTAAAGGTACACACTTTTTCTGTGGTGCAATATAAGCAGGccccaacacacaaacacaacatatTTAGACAGCACTGTGTTACAATGCAGTTACACAACAGTTGGTGTTCTCACCATTTAAAATGTCATTAAATTAACTATTGAACCTTGAGTTTGTACAAGGTAAATGGTAAACTATAAGAACATGAAATCTATTAGAATTAGAAAAAATACACCTGGTTGTTTGCTATTGGCAGGAAAACTCCACGTGCCCTATCTGCCGAATTGACATATCCGAGTGCAGTGTTGACTGAGCCCGAGTGACCACGGAACATGACCTGGACCTCACCGGACGTACAACGACAACCTCTCATGTGTTAAGGTGTTTACAAGACTTTAAGAATTAAGTTTAATTTTATACTCTGAAGATCGACACCCTACAATAACATTCATCACCAGATAAGAGTtgaaatgttttagtttttttattaAAACCTCAGAATTATCCACCCACGTGAAGTTATTCTACTTGAATGAAGCAACTCAGGGTCGCTGCTATGTTTTAGTATTCTCATTCCACATTGAATGTTTTTTCAGATCCCCAAAATATTTTTCCAGCATAGTTTCAAATAAATATTATcaggaggtgggtttagtggttTAGGCAAAGTTGATCTGTTAAAAAAATATTGTATAAAAAGTAAAATGCAAGACTACAAAAGCCAGTATACTGTTTCAAGTATGCATGGAACAAGGAaagcatattaaacagcatatactgTTGTACATTGAATGCACTGTCATAGCTTCTATTGAACCTTAATATGGCCTTAATCATTCTGGCGTTTGGACTAGTCAGGTGGCTTAGACCCTTCTTAATAAAACCTCTTCATAGAGGGCACCATAACTTTGATGTTATTGTCACATTTCAAGGCAGTGGTGTCAAGTGTGGCCAGTCATTCCTCAGGTTCGTAGTACCGCTTTTTCATGGCTCTGTACTTCCTCAGGTAGTAAAGTGCTTCCAACTCCATGATGACAAACTCCCCTCGGGCTATCATTTGTTTGATTATCTCTGGGTCTTTCACATCTTTGTTATTCAAAAATGCAGACTTCAGTCTATCCCTAAAGTAGCCATTGCCTTTGGGATACTCCCGTCCAAGGTAGAGGAGCGGAACAGTGACAATTACCCATTGACCAAAAGTTAGATGCACTTACGAATGGCCAGAGAAGGGGGTAGAAATGtgtatattaaaaaaataataatttcaatAAATAAAAGTGCATTAGGGCAAGTAGCCTAGCGGTGAGAGAGGTGAGCCAGCAACCGGAAGGTTgccagttcaaatcccaggttcGACTGAAAATCTGGCaggaagtgagctggcaaccgaagggttgctggtatcaaatgcctgacgatgtgcccttgagcaaggcacttgccCCCACCTCccacaacacagctcccctggAGCCCAGTCTGTATGTGTGCGTGTCTTTCGGAGGGGTTCAGTTAGAAGTTGATGTCTTTTGGAAGGGTTCAGTTAAAAGGTGATGTCTTTCAGGGGGGTTCAGTTAAAAGGTGAAGTTAAATTATGAttggaccttgtgtgcaattTACCAATAAAGTTATCTTAATCTTAAAGTAGTGGTCATTTGATTTCTGGACGTCCTGTTATACTTTAGACAAAAGATCACGCGAACAAGAAATTGAAAGGGACAAAGTTAtgcttacatttttttatacagCCTGACCACTTCACTCCTTAATGGATAAGCCACGGTCCCAAAGGCTAGGGACAATTGGACAGCACACAGGTGACTTTCAGTGCTGAAACGCATAACTACGTTAACATAGTTGCCTAGAAGGTGAACTCAAAACAAAGTGTAAACAGAAGGTGCTTTATCACTGCATTAATTAGCCTAGTCACACGGTTGCCATCATATACTGCGGTTGTCCTTACGTGCACATACTTATAAAatgctagctagttggctaactTGGCTATTAGTTTACTTTTTGGCTAGACACTGCTGCTGGTGTTGTGGCTAACAGCCAATGCTTTACTCTCTActctaatatactgctcaaaaaaataaagggaacactaaaataacacatcctagatctgaatgaatgaaataatcttattaaatacttttttctttatgtagttgaatgtgctgacaacaaaatcacacaaaaataaacaatggaaatccaatttatcaacccatggaggtctggatttggggtctcactcaaaattaaagtggaaaaccacactacaggctgatccaactttgatgtaatgtccttaaaacaagtcaaaatgaggctcagtagtgtgtgtggcctccacgtgcctgtatgacctccctacaacgcctgggcatgctcctgatgaggctcctgatggtctcctgagggatctcctcccagacctggactaaagcatccgccaactcctggacagtctgtggtgcaacgtggcgttggtggatggagcgagacatgatgtcccagatgtgctcaattggattcaggtctggggaacgggcgggccagtccatagcatcaatgccttcctcttgcaggaactgctgacacactccagccacatgaggtcttgcattaggaggaacccagggccaaccgcaccagcatatggtctcacaaggggtctgaggatctcatctcggtacctaatggcagtcaggctacctctggcgagcacatggagggctgtgcggccccccaaagaaatgccaccccacacaatgactgacccaccaccaaactggtcatgctggaggatgttgcaggcagcagaacgttctccacggcgtctccagactctgtcacgtgctcagtgtgaacctgctttcatctgtggagAACTGgacgctggctacgtcccttccgtcttcaagagagcgagagttgcaccccttctgaaaaaacctacactcgatccctccgatgtcaacaactacagaccagtatcccttctttcctttctctccaaaactcttgaacgtgccgtccttggccagctctcctgctatctctctcagaatgaccttcttgatcctaatcagtcaggtttcaagactgggcattcaactgagactgctcttctctgtgtcacggaggctctccgcactgctaaagctaactctctctcctctgctctcatccttctagacctatctgctgcctttgatactgtgaaccatcagatcctcctctccaccctctccgagttgggcatctccggcgcggcccacgcttggattgcgtcctacctgacaggtcgctcctaccaggtggcgtggcgagaatctgtctccgcaccatgcgctctcaccactggtgtcccccagggctctgttctaggccctctcctattctcgctatacaccaagtcacttggctctgtcatatcctcacatggtctctcctatcattgctatgcagacgacacacaattaatcttctcctttcccccttctgataaccaggcggcgaatcgcatctctgcatgtctgtcagacatatcagtgtggatgacggatcaccagctcaagctgaacctcggcaagacggagctgctcttcctcccggggaaggactgcccgttccatgatctcgccatcacggttgacaactcccttgtgtcctcctcccagagtgctaagaaccttggcgtgatcctggacaacaccctgtcgttctccactaacatcaaggcggtgacccgatcctgtaggttcatgctctacaacattcgcagagtacgaccctgcctcacacaggaagcggcgcaggtcctaatccaggcacttgtcatctcccgtctggattactgcaactcgctgttggctgggctccctgcctgtgccattaaacccctacaactcatccagaacgccgcagcccgtctggtgttcaaccttcccaagttctctcacgtcaccccgctcctccgctctctccactggcttccagttgaagctcgcatccgctacaagaccatggtgattgcctacggagctgtgaagggaacggcacctccataccttcaggctctgatcaggccctacacccaaacaagggcactgcgttcatccaccactggcctgctggcccccctacctctgaggaagcacagttcccgctcagcccagtcaaaactgttcgctgctctggcaccccaatggtggaacaagctccctcacgacgccaggacagcggagtcaatcaccaccttccggagacacctgaaaccccacctctttaaggaatacctaggataggataaagtaatccttctaaccccccccccttaaaagatttagatgcactattgtaaagtggttgttccactggatatcataaggtgaatgcaccattttgtaagtcgctctggataagagcgtctgctaaatgacttaaatgtaaatctgtgaagagcacacaaattcgccagtggcgaatttgccaatcttggtgttctctggcaaatgtcctgcacggtgttgggctgtaagcacaacccccacctgtggacgttgggccctcataccaccctcatggagtctgtttctgaccgtttgagcagacacatgcacatttgtggcctgctggaggtcattttgcagggctctggcagtgctcctcctgctcctccttgcacaaaggcggaggtagcggtcctgctgctgggttgttgccctcctacggcctcctccatgtctcctgatgtactgggttgttgtactcctttattgggggtgtcttgctaattgcctatttccacctgttgtctattccatttgcacaacagcatgtgaaatttattgtcaatcagtgttgcttcctaagtggacagtttgatttcacagaagtgtgattgacttggagttacattgtgttgtttaagtgttcccttttatttttttgagcagtgtatattatgtAGATCACAGCTGACAGCTAAACAATAACCTACAGTACAGTTAAAACAAACTGCAATACATAAAATTAGTTTAACATACATTAGCAGGGTAT
The Salmo salar chromosome ssa16, Ssal_v3.1, whole genome shotgun sequence DNA segment above includes these coding regions:
- the si:ch211-59o9.10 gene encoding uncharacterized protein si:ch211-59o9.10; translation: MDSTPENLEPSSPLQDLEELDTMGPLNQACLLDEQDLLFGDLSDVGTLNEPPVFILETPSPQCLRRRRRYNTFENFGSVSLSPPPSREDKPLIMTPTPHQMSKRKKLSVPATSMRGEAKPGTSWATSGFVAASSLMTTDSSLVTWLEPPLPFSMPCSYSSSPPSSSLGAPPASQEVTAGEGFCRNASSQAPVAVSTVEPGFPSYNRGKKRTCKRAASTKSTSKASTFAQAPTNPTTDSVSFLPGTEKESPVAGWEVPFSTAEAMPPKYDEVVISDDDDVIVEAVVRAVQLKEDEAFARSLQEQFDREEQLQQEQRRQQEAMPPNRPHHNYPYAPHLGMNWMSPWPSAVNYAAFSPLVAGLEEELMGRRRGRGRSRTPRRRNPRHAVSSLFDDSQGDNYEALLAFEEGQGAVVAKKTLSEREIERLPTKTYDSAHSAGKTQCQICFSDYTEGELLRILPCLHNYHMQCIDRWLKENSTCPICRIDISECSVD